One window of the Candidatus Poribacteria bacterium genome contains the following:
- a CDS encoding SMC family ATPase: MRLERIILKSFGCFDRRDFDLSDGVNLIFGPNFSGKSTLVNAIFFALTGKPIVPKIGLPAMAQSGASSGTAGLNFRNGEQSYQLFRSTQGEVQLRQKEENDEKWRILFTGKRSADEDLRKQFHFSYHHLAAATFLREGEIFEFLARQPADRRDVLNALLGIDRLMEVRQRFIEGRRVAKREEKRIQDHQRSMRVTTVKNHREEIERVEAELKNLEGEYELLVGKASEGSDTVLVAELTQAHERFQKEIDGLIQERASVLSGFTDLDHLRTSIKEIEVATASAGGLEKQRDELIRGVGSLNSQIQTLTAECETLCQLIDSDHGHCPTCHQPVQQKIIAGILEEKESARAASQKELEAQQKTLDEHTANINALRGLRQRHQLMQGKVEQLGRIEKQLANLQREFRQHLGK, encoded by the coding sequence ATGCGACTTGAACGTATCATCCTCAAATCTTTCGGCTGTTTTGACCGGAGGGATTTCGATCTGAGCGATGGGGTAAATCTCATCTTCGGTCCCAATTTCAGTGGCAAGAGCACGCTTGTTAATGCCATTTTTTTCGCGCTGACAGGCAAGCCGATTGTGCCTAAGATCGGTTTGCCTGCAATGGCGCAATCAGGCGCATCCAGCGGCACCGCCGGACTCAATTTCCGCAATGGAGAGCAGAGTTATCAACTGTTCCGATCGACGCAGGGGGAAGTCCAACTCCGCCAGAAAGAGGAAAATGATGAGAAATGGCGTATCCTGTTCACAGGCAAACGTTCAGCGGACGAAGATCTGAGAAAGCAATTCCATTTCAGCTATCATCACCTTGCGGCGGCGACATTCCTACGAGAAGGCGAAATTTTTGAGTTCCTTGCCCGGCAGCCTGCAGATCGGCGCGATGTGCTGAACGCACTGCTCGGGATAGATCGGCTGATGGAGGTGCGCCAACGTTTCATTGAAGGTCGGCGGGTTGCCAAGCGAGAGGAGAAGCGGATACAAGATCATCAGCGCAGTATGCGGGTGACGACGGTCAAGAACCATCGTGAGGAAATTGAGCGGGTTGAAGCAGAGTTAAAGAACTTGGAAGGTGAATATGAGTTGCTGGTAGGGAAAGCGAGTGAAGGTAGCGATACAGTCCTTGTCGCCGAATTGACGCAAGCGCACGAACGATTCCAAAAGGAGATTGACGGGCTAATCCAAGAACGGGCATCGGTGCTCAGCGGCTTCACCGACCTTGATCACCTGCGAACCTCTATTAAGGAAATTGAGGTTGCGACCGCTAGCGCGGGTGGGCTAGAAAAACAGCGAGATGAGCTTATTCGAGGCGTTGGCAGCCTGAACAGCCAGATCCAAACGCTTACGGCAGAATGCGAGACCTTGTGCCAGTTAATTGACAGCGATCACGGACACTGTCCGACCTGCCATCAACCGGTACAACAAAAAATCATTGCGGGGATTCTTGAAGAGAAAGAATCGGCGAGAGCTGCCAGCCAAAAGGAACTTGAAGCACAGCAGAAAACTCTCGACGAACATACCGCGAACATCAATGCCCTTCGCGGATTGAGGCAGCGGCATCAACTGATGCAAGGCAAGGTCGAACAGCTTGGGCGGATCGAAAAACAACTTGCGAATCTTCAGCGCGAATTCCGACAACACCTCGGCAAATGA
- a CDS encoding AAA family ATPase: protein MSALSEDAADPAQLAEQQRQLKYRIDSLRRRLVGLNKEEAIIAHKLEELQRTQHQANQILRTRLSFELACDGVEKTIASLQRTILQPAEKEIQRWLERMDLTRFSRIDLKSQHLLPSLNVEGVERNLLLLSGSEKMMLYLCFKAALSEALGALGFFVFDDPTLHLDPDRRSAMIDFIQRLAEEHQVIVTSNDPEVRAGLPDAHLIETVARDNSL from the coding sequence ATGAGTGCCTTATCCGAAGACGCTGCCGATCCCGCACAGCTCGCTGAGCAACAACGCCAGCTCAAATACCGCATTGACAGCTTGCGCCGACGACTTGTCGGACTCAATAAGGAAGAAGCGATTATCGCCCATAAACTTGAAGAGCTGCAGCGTACCCAACACCAAGCGAATCAGATTCTACGCACGCGCCTGAGCTTTGAACTCGCCTGCGATGGCGTTGAAAAAACAATTGCCTCTCTCCAACGAACAATCCTCCAACCCGCGGAAAAGGAAATTCAACGTTGGCTAGAACGGATGGACCTAACTCGGTTCTCCCGGATTGATCTCAAAAGCCAGCACCTACTCCCCTCCCTCAATGTCGAAGGCGTTGAGCGCAACCTGCTGCTCCTCAGCGGCAGCGAGAAGATGATGCTCTACCTCTGCTTCAAAGCTGCGCTATCGGAAGCGCTGGGCGCACTCGGTTTCTTTGTCTTCGATGACCCGACCCTCCATCTCGATCCAGATCGACGGAGCGCGATGATTGACTTCATTCAGCGTCTTGCCGAAGAACATCAAGTCATCGTGACGAGCAATGACCCGGAGGTTCGAGCAGGCTTGCCGGATGCGCATCTGATTGAGACGGTGGCGCGGGATAATAGTTTGTAG